A portion of the Carassius carassius chromosome 42, fCarCar2.1, whole genome shotgun sequence genome contains these proteins:
- the LOC132123892 gene encoding GTPase IMAP family member 4-like isoform X3 gives MSSNRPSYSTAAAQEANCLPELRLILLGWRWPGKSLTGNTILGREEFHLERAAEFCVKRETEVDQRKVTVVDTPGWFSAQTTPADYQQEMVRSVTLCPPGPHAFLLVIPVGMFTETDRAHIEENIALFGENVWKHIIVVFTWAEVLKDRSIERHIRREGRELQWVVDKCKKRYHVINNYIFGEHPQLLQLMEKVEKIVAEEGGYFTLKTDGTKTPSQTQSLNLNINSLKENNGARPKQNGSCNSLRGTDLNPPQSRQCLL, from the exons ATGAGCTCAAACAGACCATCATATTCAACCG CAGCTGCCCAAGAAGCTAACTGTCTCCCAGAACTCCGGCTGATCTTGCTGGGTTGGCGATGGCCAGGTAAAAGCCTGACCGGCAACACCATTTTGGGCCGTGAAGAATTTCATCTGGAACGTGCTGCCGAATTCTGCGTGAAGCGTGAAACTGAGGTGGATCAGCGCAAAGTAACAGTAGTAGACACTCCTGGCTGGTTCTCAGCTCAGACCACACCGGCTGACTACCAGCAGGAAATGGTCCGAAGCGTAACTTTGTGCCCACCTGGACCCCATGCATTCCTGCTGGTCATACCTGTTGGCATGTTCACTGAAACAGACCGGGCTCATATAGAGGAGAACATTGCACTTTTTGGGGAGAATGTGTGGAAGCACATCATTGTGGTGTTCACCTGGGCAGAGGTTTTGAAGGACAGGTCCATAGAAAGACATATACGAAGGGAAGGTCGTGAGCTTCAGTGGGTGGTGGACAAGTGTAAGAAGAGGTACCACGTCATCAATAACTATATTTTTGGTGAACACCCACAACTGCTCCAGCTGATGGAGAAGGTTGAGAAGATTGTAGCTGAAGAAGGTGGTTACTTCACCCTTAAGACAGATGGAACAAAAACACCAAGTCAAACTCAGAGTCTGAATCTAAACATCAATTCATTGAAAGAGAACAATGGCGCTAGACCCAAACAAAATGGCTCCTGCAACTCACTGCGGGGCACGGACCTGAACCCTCCACAGA GTCGTCAATGTTTACTCTAA
- the LOC132123892 gene encoding GTPase IMAP family member 4-like isoform X2: MSSNRPSYSTAAAQEANCLPELRLILLGWRWPGKSLTGNTILGREEFHLERAAEFCVKRETEVDQRKVTVVDTPGWFSAQTTPADYQQEMVRSVTLCPPGPHAFLLVIPVGMFTETDRAHIEENIALFGENVWKHIIVVFTWAEVLKDRSIERHIRREGRELQWVVDKCKKRYHVINNYIFGEHPQLLQLMEKVEKIVAEEGGYFTLKTDGTKTPSQTQSLNLNINSLKENNGARPKQNGSCNSLRGTDLNPPQSLVEGVSD, from the exons ATGAGCTCAAACAGACCATCATATTCAACCG CAGCTGCCCAAGAAGCTAACTGTCTCCCAGAACTCCGGCTGATCTTGCTGGGTTGGCGATGGCCAGGTAAAAGCCTGACCGGCAACACCATTTTGGGCCGTGAAGAATTTCATCTGGAACGTGCTGCCGAATTCTGCGTGAAGCGTGAAACTGAGGTGGATCAGCGCAAAGTAACAGTAGTAGACACTCCTGGCTGGTTCTCAGCTCAGACCACACCGGCTGACTACCAGCAGGAAATGGTCCGAAGCGTAACTTTGTGCCCACCTGGACCCCATGCATTCCTGCTGGTCATACCTGTTGGCATGTTCACTGAAACAGACCGGGCTCATATAGAGGAGAACATTGCACTTTTTGGGGAGAATGTGTGGAAGCACATCATTGTGGTGTTCACCTGGGCAGAGGTTTTGAAGGACAGGTCCATAGAAAGACATATACGAAGGGAAGGTCGTGAGCTTCAGTGGGTGGTGGACAAGTGTAAGAAGAGGTACCACGTCATCAATAACTATATTTTTGGTGAACACCCACAACTGCTCCAGCTGATGGAGAAGGTTGAGAAGATTGTAGCTGAAGAAGGTGGTTACTTCACCCTTAAGACAGATGGAACAAAAACACCAAGTCAAACTCAGAGTCTGAATCTAAACATCAATTCATTGAAAGAGAACAATGGCGCTAGACCCAAACAAAATGGCTCCTGCAACTCACTGCGGGGCACGGACCTGAACCCTCCACAGA GTTTGGTTGAAGGAGTGAGTGACTAA
- the LOC132123892 gene encoding GTPase IMAP family member 4-like isoform X1: protein MSSNRPSYSTAAAQEANCLPELRLILLGWRWPGKSLTGNTILGREEFHLERAAEFCVKRETEVDQRKVTVVDTPGWFSAQTTPADYQQEMVRSVTLCPPGPHAFLLVIPVGMFTETDRAHIEENIALFGENVWKHIIVVFTWAEVLKDRSIERHIRREGRELQWVVDKCKKRYHVINNYIFGEHPQLLQLMEKVEKIVAEEGGYFTLKTDGTKTPSQTQSLNLNINSLKENNGARPKQNGSCNSLRGTDLNPPQSEFMSQHTRYNKC, encoded by the exons ATGAGCTCAAACAGACCATCATATTCAACCG CAGCTGCCCAAGAAGCTAACTGTCTCCCAGAACTCCGGCTGATCTTGCTGGGTTGGCGATGGCCAGGTAAAAGCCTGACCGGCAACACCATTTTGGGCCGTGAAGAATTTCATCTGGAACGTGCTGCCGAATTCTGCGTGAAGCGTGAAACTGAGGTGGATCAGCGCAAAGTAACAGTAGTAGACACTCCTGGCTGGTTCTCAGCTCAGACCACACCGGCTGACTACCAGCAGGAAATGGTCCGAAGCGTAACTTTGTGCCCACCTGGACCCCATGCATTCCTGCTGGTCATACCTGTTGGCATGTTCACTGAAACAGACCGGGCTCATATAGAGGAGAACATTGCACTTTTTGGGGAGAATGTGTGGAAGCACATCATTGTGGTGTTCACCTGGGCAGAGGTTTTGAAGGACAGGTCCATAGAAAGACATATACGAAGGGAAGGTCGTGAGCTTCAGTGGGTGGTGGACAAGTGTAAGAAGAGGTACCACGTCATCAATAACTATATTTTTGGTGAACACCCACAACTGCTCCAGCTGATGGAGAAGGTTGAGAAGATTGTAGCTGAAGAAGGTGGTTACTTCACCCTTAAGACAGATGGAACAAAAACACCAAGTCAAACTCAGAGTCTGAATCTAAACATCAATTCATTGAAAGAGAACAATGGCGCTAGACCCAAACAAAATGGCTCCTGCAACTCACTGCGGGGCACGGACCTGAACCCTCCACAGAGTGAGTTCATGTCACAGCATACAAGGTACAACAAGTGCTGA